A genomic window from Qipengyuania oceanensis includes:
- a CDS encoding SDR family oxidoreductase, whose product MSERKAIFITGGGSGIGRATALYFAKRGWFVGIGDIDALGMEVTLDQIGNGFSYMVDLDVRDRAAWDRALDTFSTATGGRIDVMFNNAGIGIDGPIVDNTVEEIERCLDINLKGVIFGAQAAFPHLRKTAPGSALINTASAAAIWGVPNLSVYSATKFGVRSITEALDIEWAESGIRVASLMPGFIDTPILDSVTSDQSNMSGKQQLLEAGMEVNPVEVVPEVVWNAVHGNDVHYTVGKMAKRVRRAARWFPNRVRKEMKAAGASMGN is encoded by the coding sequence ATGAGCGAACGCAAGGCAATTTTCATCACCGGCGGCGGGTCCGGCATCGGGCGCGCGACCGCGCTCTATTTCGCCAAGCGCGGCTGGTTTGTCGGCATCGGCGATATCGACGCGCTCGGCATGGAGGTCACGCTCGACCAGATCGGCAACGGCTTCAGCTACATGGTCGATCTTGATGTGCGCGACCGTGCTGCCTGGGACCGGGCACTGGACACCTTCTCCACTGCCACCGGCGGGCGGATCGATGTCATGTTCAACAACGCCGGCATCGGGATCGACGGTCCGATCGTCGACAACACCGTCGAGGAGATCGAGCGCTGCCTCGATATCAACCTCAAGGGCGTGATCTTCGGCGCGCAGGCCGCCTTCCCGCACCTGAGGAAAACGGCGCCCGGCTCGGCCCTCATCAATACCGCGAGCGCTGCCGCGATCTGGGGCGTGCCAAATCTTTCGGTCTATTCGGCGACGAAGTTCGGCGTGCGCTCGATCACCGAGGCGCTCGATATCGAGTGGGCGGAGAGCGGCATCAGGGTGGCCTCGCTCATGCCCGGCTTCATCGATACCCCGATCCTCGATTCGGTCACGTCCGACCAGTCGAACATGAGCGGCAAGCAGCAGTTGCTCGAAGCGGGCATGGAAGTGAACCCGGTCGAGGTCGTGCCCGAAGTCGTCTGGAACGCGGTTCATGGCAACGACGTGCATTATACCGTCGGCAAGATGGCGAAGCGGGTGCGCCGCGCGGCGCGCTGGTTCCCGAACCGCGTCCGCAAGGAGATGAAGGCCGCCGGCGCCTCAATGGGCAACTGA
- a CDS encoding 4a-hydroxytetrahydrobiopterin dehydratase translates to MAIAELTQAQRDQLLADHPGWGLARDGKAIERKLEFADFNEAFGFMTRVALLADKADHHPEWFNVYNRVELTLTTHDAGGLSQRDADMASAIDALL, encoded by the coding sequence ATGGCGATTGCCGAACTGACACAGGCCCAACGCGACCAGCTGCTCGCCGACCACCCGGGGTGGGGTCTCGCGCGCGACGGCAAGGCGATCGAGCGCAAGCTGGAATTCGCCGATTTCAACGAGGCGTTCGGCTTCATGACCCGCGTGGCGCTGCTGGCCGACAAGGCCGACCACCATCCCGAATGGTTCAACGTCTACAACCGGGTCGAACTCACGCTGACCACGCATGACGCGGGCGGCTTGTCGCAGCGCGATGCGGATATGGCTTCCGCGATCGACGCGCTGCTCTGA
- a CDS encoding APC family permease — translation MRKSGNQLLRVLGLVFGVAAVVGSVIGQGILRTPGIVAEATGSASVIIAIWVTGALIAIVSASAFAELGAAIPRAGGVYAFIYRAFGERLAVLAAFTLLLTFIATISILALVTGEFMLRLGIGGGAWSEVELGVGVIALFALLNALGTRTTGGTQILFSALKGAMLVGLIVALFSGPPIETVAEPQAELLRAGWLPLGTALLVVIGTYNGWWDVVFYGEEIENPGKQIPRAVFGGIIGVAVIYLLVNLAMLHVMTPDTMAGSNLVAADAAGIVFGERADYLLTLFGVLSVGAIGNLSTMTSSRLVYALARAQVLPELLAHVDKRGTPMPAMLFTVIAAALIILAGGYNQLLSMGVSINQGVTVLAILAVIGLRRAEPDLERPFRTPWYPWTIVLAAALNTVLMVIFIVQDPFYGFSGFVVVGSAWVLYVFVLKRRALLEPTEEDSRWRLPN, via the coding sequence ATGCGAAAATCAGGCAATCAATTACTGCGCGTGCTCGGGCTGGTGTTCGGCGTGGCCGCTGTCGTGGGCAGCGTCATCGGCCAGGGTATCTTGCGCACGCCGGGCATAGTCGCCGAGGCGACGGGATCGGCGTCGGTGATCATCGCGATATGGGTCACGGGCGCGCTGATCGCGATCGTCTCCGCCTCGGCATTCGCCGAACTGGGCGCCGCAATACCGCGTGCGGGCGGCGTGTACGCGTTCATCTATCGTGCGTTCGGCGAACGGCTGGCGGTGCTGGCGGCCTTCACGCTCCTGCTGACCTTCATCGCGACGATCTCGATCCTTGCACTGGTGACGGGCGAGTTCATGTTGCGGCTCGGCATCGGCGGCGGTGCCTGGTCCGAGGTCGAGCTGGGGGTGGGCGTAATCGCCCTGTTCGCGCTGCTCAATGCGCTGGGAACGCGAACGACCGGCGGCACGCAGATCCTGTTTTCCGCGCTGAAGGGCGCGATGCTCGTGGGGCTTATCGTGGCGCTGTTTTCCGGCCCGCCGATCGAAACGGTCGCCGAGCCGCAAGCCGAGCTTCTGCGCGCCGGCTGGTTGCCGCTCGGTACCGCATTGCTGGTCGTTATCGGAACCTACAACGGATGGTGGGATGTCGTCTTCTACGGGGAAGAGATCGAGAATCCGGGTAAGCAGATACCGCGCGCGGTCTTCGGCGGTATCATCGGCGTTGCAGTGATCTACCTGCTGGTGAACCTGGCGATGCTCCATGTGATGACGCCGGACACGATGGCAGGGTCCAATCTCGTGGCGGCAGATGCTGCCGGGATAGTTTTCGGGGAGCGGGCGGATTACCTGCTGACGCTGTTTGGCGTGCTCTCTGTCGGGGCGATCGGCAACCTCTCGACGATGACGAGCAGCCGTCTGGTCTATGCGCTGGCGCGGGCGCAGGTCCTGCCGGAACTGCTGGCGCACGTCGACAAGCGGGGCACCCCGATGCCCGCGATGCTGTTCACAGTTATCGCCGCGGCGCTCATCATTCTCGCCGGGGGGTACAATCAACTCCTGTCGATGGGTGTATCCATCAACCAGGGCGTAACCGTGCTCGCTATCCTCGCGGTGATCGGCCTGCGCCGCGCGGAACCCGATCTCGAGCGTCCCTTCCGGACGCCGTGGTACCCGTGGACGATCGTTCTCGCTGCGGCGCTGAACACGGTGCTGATGGTGATCTTCATCGTGCAGGATCCGTTCTACGGATTTTCGGGCTTCGTGGTGGTCGGCTCGGCCTGGGTGCTCTATGTCTTCGTGCTCAAGCGCCGGGCCTTGCTCGAGCCAACGGAGGAAGATAGCCGATGGCGATTGCCGAACTGA
- the ccmA gene encoding heme ABC exporter ATP-binding protein CcmA, which yields MQGASLSVTDLACRRGDRVLFAGLSFALDAGEALRVAGPNGTGKTSLLRIVAGLLRPMRGGLRREGAVGLVDERPALDPELPLGRALDFWAGIDGAREAASERLGLAELLDVPVRYLSTGQKKRAALARLLAQDAPIWLLDEPLNGLDTDGAALVEELLRQHCSGGGVALVASHQPIAMPGDETIRIEDFRP from the coding sequence ATGCAAGGGGCCTCGCTTTCCGTCACCGATCTCGCGTGCCGCAGGGGCGACCGCGTGCTGTTCGCAGGGCTGTCCTTCGCGCTCGATGCCGGCGAAGCCCTTCGTGTCGCCGGGCCGAACGGCACCGGCAAGACGAGCCTGCTGCGGATCGTCGCCGGACTGCTACGACCCATGCGAGGCGGCTTGCGCCGCGAAGGCGCCGTCGGGCTGGTGGACGAACGCCCCGCTCTCGACCCGGAGCTGCCGCTCGGCCGCGCGCTCGATTTCTGGGCGGGTATCGACGGGGCACGGGAAGCTGCGAGCGAGCGGCTGGGCCTTGCCGAGCTGCTCGACGTGCCGGTGCGCTATCTCTCCACCGGCCAGAAGAAGCGCGCGGCGCTTGCCCGCCTTCTGGCGCAGGATGCGCCGATCTGGTTGCTCGACGAGCCGCTGAACGGCCTCGATACGGACGGTGCTGCGCTGGTAGAGGAGTTGCTGCGCCAGCATTGCTCAGGCGGCGGGGTGGCGCTGGTCGCCTCGCACCAGCCGATTGCCATGCCGGGCGACGAAACCATCCGGATCGAGGATTTCCGGCCGTGA
- a CDS encoding heme exporter protein CcmB → MSALWPLLRRDLRQLLLGGTRGGAMLPLLFFLAVAMLYPFAVGPDAPLLARTGGGVIWVAALLASILPLDRLVAPDLELGTFDQLAIRGVSEEAAMAARLLAHWLSFGPLLLLATLPAAALLNLSGDTLRLLLLGLLAGTPGLAAIGLTIAALTASLRGGAALAGLLLIPLAVPLLIFGAGSLARGDVSGVALCGAISLVLVALTPFAAGAAIRAAREG, encoded by the coding sequence GTGAGCGCGCTCTGGCCGCTGCTCAGGCGCGACCTGCGCCAACTGCTGCTCGGGGGAACCCGCGGCGGGGCGATGCTCCCGCTCCTGTTCTTCCTCGCGGTGGCGATGCTCTATCCCTTCGCGGTCGGGCCCGATGCGCCTCTCCTGGCGCGGACCGGAGGCGGAGTGATCTGGGTCGCCGCGCTGCTTGCGAGCATATTGCCGCTCGACCGGCTGGTCGCGCCGGACCTCGAACTCGGCACCTTCGACCAGCTCGCGATCCGCGGCGTGTCGGAGGAAGCGGCGATGGCAGCGCGCCTGCTGGCACACTGGCTCAGCTTCGGCCCGCTCCTGTTGCTCGCGACCCTGCCCGCAGCAGCGCTCCTCAACCTCTCCGGCGACACCTTGCGTCTGTTGCTGCTCGGCTTGCTGGCCGGAACGCCGGGGCTGGCGGCGATCGGGCTGACGATCGCAGCGCTGACCGCCAGCCTGCGGGGAGGAGCCGCGCTCGCCGGACTGCTGCTGATCCCGCTCGCTGTGCCGCTGTTGATTTTCGGCGCGGGGAGCCTCGCGCGCGGGGATGTCTCGGGAGTGGCGCTATGCGGCGCGATCAGCCTGGTGCTGGTGGCGCTGACACCCTTTGCGGCCGGAGCGGCGATCAGGGCGGCGCGGGAAGGTTAG
- the map gene encoding type I methionyl aminopeptidase, whose translation MTEYQVIDSDQTVYRDGTIKLHGPEGFEGMRKAGRLAAQILDELTTMVEPGVTTGALDDKVREMTLDGGAVPATMGYRGYEHSCCISINHVVCHGIPSDKALKDGDIVNIDVTPLLDGWHGDTSRMFLVGDVPLKARRLVDVTYECLMLGIEAASQPGARLGDIGAAIEAHARQFRYGVVRDFCGHGLGRLFHDAPEVVHAAKAGTGPELKPGMFFTIEPMINLGRPHVKLLNDCWTAVTRDKSLSAQFEHSIGLTETGAEIFTESPKGLHKPPY comes from the coding sequence ATGACAGAATATCAGGTAATCGACAGCGACCAGACCGTCTATCGTGACGGGACCATCAAGCTCCACGGGCCTGAGGGCTTCGAAGGAATGCGCAAGGCCGGACGGCTGGCGGCGCAGATCCTCGACGAGCTGACCACGATGGTCGAACCCGGCGTCACCACCGGTGCGCTCGACGACAAGGTGCGCGAAATGACTCTCGATGGCGGCGCGGTGCCGGCGACCATGGGCTATCGCGGGTACGAGCACAGCTGCTGCATCTCGATCAACCATGTCGTGTGCCACGGCATTCCGTCGGACAAGGCGCTGAAGGACGGCGACATCGTCAACATCGACGTGACCCCGCTGCTCGACGGCTGGCACGGCGACACGAGCCGCATGTTCCTCGTCGGCGACGTGCCGTTGAAGGCGCGGCGCCTGGTCGACGTGACCTACGAATGTCTTATGCTGGGGATCGAGGCAGCCTCGCAGCCCGGCGCGCGGCTGGGCGACATCGGCGCTGCGATCGAGGCGCATGCGCGCCAGTTCCGCTATGGCGTGGTGCGCGATTTCTGCGGCCACGGCCTCGGCCGGCTGTTCCATGATGCGCCCGAGGTCGTCCACGCGGCAAAGGCGGGGACGGGGCCGGAGCTGAAGCCCGGCATGTTCTTCACCATCGAACCGATGATCAACCTCGGCCGCCCGCACGTGAAGCTGCTCAACGACTGCTGGACTGCGGTGACCCGCGACAAGTCCCTCTCGGCACAGTTCGAGCACTCGATCGGCCTGACCGAGACCGGCGCCGAAATCTTTACCGAAAGTCCCAAGGGCCTGCACAAACCGCCGTATTGA
- a CDS encoding PdaC/SigV domain-containing protein, which produces MRHRPFRTAFLAPTLAMAMPIGLAACSAGDESTADTTASASATPVSQASTSASASSSASDVEGVEFKKVEKRDGGTFDFSYSWPAEVSAEPKLAAALKSDMDSALASERAEWEKMIADAPADCVSCRSRGFSRDWEVVADLPRFLSLSMQIYGYTGGAHGNGGTRGVVWDRQAEARVRPMDFFTSAPALENAVHARYCPALNRERERKRGMPVDPNGDDMFSGCPSIDELRVLLGSSDGKAFDRIGLIADPYVAGSYAEGSYEVTLPVTTALLDAVRPEYRAAFALRK; this is translated from the coding sequence ATGAGACACCGCCCGTTCCGAACAGCATTTCTTGCCCCGACCCTCGCCATGGCCATGCCGATCGGGCTGGCAGCGTGCAGCGCAGGAGACGAGAGCACGGCCGACACGACCGCGAGCGCATCGGCAACGCCGGTCTCGCAAGCGTCCACTTCCGCCAGCGCGAGCAGTTCGGCCAGCGATGTCGAGGGCGTCGAATTCAAGAAGGTCGAGAAACGCGACGGCGGCACTTTCGACTTTTCCTACAGCTGGCCGGCCGAGGTTTCCGCCGAACCGAAGCTGGCGGCGGCGCTCAAGTCGGACATGGATTCGGCGCTGGCGAGCGAGCGCGCCGAATGGGAGAAGATGATCGCCGATGCACCGGCCGATTGCGTGTCCTGCCGCAGCCGGGGCTTCAGCCGGGACTGGGAGGTGGTCGCCGATCTGCCGCGCTTCCTCAGCCTCTCGATGCAGATCTACGGCTACACCGGCGGTGCGCACGGCAATGGCGGGACGCGCGGCGTGGTGTGGGACCGGCAGGCCGAAGCGCGGGTCAGGCCGATGGATTTCTTCACTTCCGCCCCTGCGCTCGAGAACGCGGTCCATGCCCGCTACTGCCCGGCGCTCAACCGGGAGCGCGAGAGGAAGCGCGGAATGCCGGTCGACCCGAATGGCGACGACATGTTCTCCGGCTGCCCCTCGATCGACGAATTGCGCGTGCTGCTCGGCTCGAGTGACGGCAAGGCGTTCGACCGCATCGGGCTGATCGCCGATCCCTACGTCGCGGGCTCCTATGCGGAGGGGAGCTACGAGGTGACGCTGCCGGTCACGACAGCGCTGCTCGACGCGGTAAGGCCCGAATATCGCGCTGCATTCGCGCTTCGAAAATAG
- a CDS encoding leucyl aminopeptidase family protein, translating to MSKSTDLIQADRGQDAISIHLVDKNGFDAWAKTLGAGQRAALAAQKFDGSGYQTAIVPDGDGWFAVGGVANTEKLSSWCMAKLAEVLPAGTYRRAEGQPGPAVHGWQLGQYKFTRYRDDKDAEGPRILLTQEAKGVDMALAEARAVCLVRDLVNTPAEDMGPAALETEVEKLAKKFNAKVSVTKGDQLEQEFPMVHAVGRAAARHHAPRHMHLTWGKESDPVVAIVGKGVCFDSGGLDVKSSSGMLNMKKDMGGAAHAIALAGLIMEAGIPIRLHLLVPAVENAISGNAFRPGDVLQSRKGLTVEIGNTDAEGRLILGDALTRASEENPEFMIDFATLTGAARVALGPDLPALMARKDASAQALIDAGKAHDDECWRLPLPEAYGEWLKSDIADTNNAHGNAFAGASVAGLFLDKFVAEGIDWAHFDTFAWRPAAKPGRPKGGEALGLRAAFHMLRERFGKE from the coding sequence ATGAGCAAGTCCACCGACCTTATCCAGGCCGATCGCGGCCAGGACGCAATCTCCATCCACCTCGTCGACAAGAACGGCTTCGATGCCTGGGCCAAGACGCTCGGCGCAGGCCAGCGCGCGGCGCTCGCGGCGCAGAAGTTCGACGGCAGCGGCTACCAGACCGCGATCGTGCCGGACGGCGACGGCTGGTTCGCGGTGGGCGGTGTCGCCAACACCGAGAAGCTGTCGAGCTGGTGCATGGCCAAGCTGGCCGAAGTCCTGCCGGCCGGAACCTATCGCCGCGCCGAAGGCCAGCCCGGCCCGGCGGTTCACGGCTGGCAACTCGGCCAGTACAAGTTCACCCGCTATCGCGACGACAAGGACGCCGAAGGTCCGCGCATCCTGCTGACGCAGGAAGCCAAGGGCGTCGACATGGCACTGGCGGAAGCGCGCGCGGTGTGCCTCGTGCGCGACCTGGTGAACACCCCTGCCGAGGACATGGGCCCGGCCGCTCTGGAAACCGAGGTCGAGAAGCTCGCCAAGAAGTTCAATGCGAAAGTCTCGGTGACCAAGGGCGACCAGCTCGAACAGGAGTTCCCGATGGTTCACGCCGTCGGGCGGGCGGCGGCGCGCCACCACGCGCCGCGCCACATGCACCTCACCTGGGGCAAGGAAAGCGATCCGGTCGTCGCGATCGTCGGCAAGGGCGTATGCTTCGATTCGGGCGGGCTCGACGTCAAATCCTCTTCCGGGATGCTCAACATGAAAAAGGACATGGGCGGCGCGGCCCATGCGATCGCGCTTGCCGGGCTGATCATGGAAGCCGGGATTCCCATCCGCCTCCACTTGCTCGTCCCCGCGGTCGAGAACGCGATCTCGGGCAATGCCTTCCGCCCCGGCGACGTCCTCCAGAGCCGCAAGGGTCTCACGGTGGAAATCGGCAACACCGATGCCGAAGGACGCCTGATCCTCGGTGATGCCCTGACCCGCGCAAGCGAGGAAAACCCCGAGTTCATGATCGACTTCGCCACGCTGACCGGCGCGGCGCGGGTCGCGCTCGGCCCCGACCTGCCCGCGCTTATGGCGCGCAAGGATGCCAGCGCGCAGGCGCTGATCGATGCAGGGAAGGCGCATGACGACGAATGCTGGCGACTGCCGTTGCCCGAGGCGTATGGCGAATGGCTGAAATCCGACATCGCCGACACCAACAACGCGCACGGCAATGCCTTTGCCGGTGCGAGCGTCGCGGGCCTGTTCCTCGACAAGTTCGTCGCGGAAGGGATCGACTGGGCGCATTTCGACACCTTCGCATGGCGACCCGCGGCCAAGCCCGGACGGCCCAAGGGCGGCGAGGCGCTGGGCCTGCGCGCAGCCTTCCACATGTTGCGGGAACGCTTCGGCAAGGAATGA
- the argC gene encoding N-acetyl-gamma-glutamyl-phosphate reductase encodes MAQSVFIDGAAGTTGLEIRERLAGRTEFELVVLGDAQRKDLAARRSALNEADFAILCLPDDAAREAVALIDPASRTRVIDASSAHRVADGWTYGFPELVGRDAVAGARLVSNPGCYPTGFLALVAPLVKAGLLPAEWPYTVNAVSGYSGGGNALIARFEAEPDIAFRAYGLGLAHKHLPEMQAYAGLAHQPVFSPSVVPAHRGMLVDVPLPLSAMSTSARPDALRAELAGFYDGSPIVEVHADVPDELLLHQGSASWDGLELWVASNPDGTQARLVARLDNLGKGASGAAVQNLNLMAGLPETAGLGLAR; translated from the coding sequence ATGGCGCAGAGTGTTTTCATCGATGGAGCCGCCGGGACCACCGGGCTTGAAATCCGCGAAAGACTGGCAGGCCGGACCGAATTCGAACTCGTCGTGCTCGGCGATGCGCAGCGCAAGGACCTGGCGGCTCGCCGTTCGGCGCTGAACGAGGCTGATTTCGCGATCCTCTGCCTGCCCGACGATGCGGCGCGCGAGGCCGTCGCGCTGATCGATCCCGCAAGCCGGACCCGCGTGATCGACGCGTCGAGCGCGCACCGTGTCGCGGACGGGTGGACGTACGGCTTTCCCGAGCTGGTCGGGCGCGACGCGGTCGCCGGCGCGCGGCTCGTGTCGAACCCCGGCTGCTACCCGACCGGATTTCTCGCGCTCGTCGCACCGCTCGTGAAGGCGGGTCTGCTGCCGGCCGAATGGCCGTACACCGTCAATGCCGTCAGTGGCTATTCGGGCGGCGGAAACGCACTGATCGCGCGGTTCGAGGCGGAGCCGGACATCGCATTTCGCGCTTACGGCCTGGGCCTGGCGCACAAGCATCTGCCCGAAATGCAGGCCTATGCAGGGCTTGCCCACCAGCCTGTCTTCTCGCCCAGCGTCGTTCCGGCGCATCGCGGGATGCTGGTCGACGTGCCCCTGCCGCTGTCGGCGATGTCGACCTCCGCCCGGCCCGATGCCCTGCGCGCCGAGCTGGCCGGTTTCTATGACGGCAGCCCGATCGTCGAAGTTCACGCGGACGTTCCGGACGAACTCCTTCTGCACCAGGGCAGCGCATCGTGGGACGGACTGGAACTGTGGGTTGCCAGCAATCCAGACGGTACGCAGGCCCGCCTCGTCGCGCGGCTCGACAACCTCGGCAAGGGCGCAAGCGGAGCGGCGGTGCAGAACCTCAATCTCATGGCCGGGCTCCCCGAAACTGCGGGACTCGGCCTCGCCCGCTGA
- a CDS encoding P-II family nitrogen regulator has protein sequence MKKIEAIIKPFKLDEVKEALHEIGVSGITVTEAKGFGRQKGHTELYRGAEYVVDFLPKVKLEVIVADAIAEQTVEAIAAAAQTGRIGDGKIFVSPIESALRIRTGERDDDAV, from the coding sequence ATGAAGAAGATTGAAGCAATCATCAAACCGTTCAAGCTCGACGAGGTGAAGGAAGCGCTGCACGAGATCGGCGTGTCCGGCATCACCGTCACCGAAGCCAAGGGTTTCGGTCGCCAGAAGGGCCATACTGAACTCTATCGCGGCGCCGAATACGTCGTCGATTTCCTGCCCAAGGTGAAGCTCGAGGTGATCGTTGCCGACGCGATCGCCGAACAAACGGTGGAAGCGATCGCGGCCGCCGCGCAAACGGGGCGGATCGGCGATGGCAAGATCTTCGTCTCGCCGATCGAGAGCGCGCTGCGTATACGTACCGGCGAACGGGACGACGACGCGGTCTGA
- the glnA gene encoding type I glutamate--ammonia ligase: protein MAKAKDLIKRIKDEEIEWVDLRFTDPKGKWQHLTMVSSVMGEDEFEDGLMFDGSSIAGWKAINESDMILKPDLDATWIDPFSATPMLVVNCDIVEPSTGDWYSRDPRTTAKRAENYLKTTGIGDTIYVGPEAEFFMFDDVRFEDGYAGSGYAIDDIELPTNSGKEYEAGNMAHRPRAKGGYFPVAPIDSAGDIRGEMVATMLEMGLPCDKHHHEVAAAQHELGLTFGTLVETADRMQVYKYVVHQVAHAYGKTATFMPKPIKDDNGSGMHTHMSIWADGKPTFAGNEYAGLSENCLYYIGGVIKHAKALNAFTNPTTNSYKRLVPGFEAPVLLAYSARNRSASCRIPYGSGDKAKRVEFRFPDAMANPYLAYSALLMAGLDGIQNKIHPGDAMDKNLYDLPPAELAEVPTVCGSLREALDALAEDHDFLLKGDVFTKDQIEAYMDLKWEEVMRVETTPCPAEFDLYYSM, encoded by the coding sequence ATGGCGAAGGCAAAAGACCTCATCAAGCGCATCAAGGACGAAGAGATCGAGTGGGTGGACCTGCGCTTCACCGATCCCAAGGGCAAGTGGCAGCACCTGACCATGGTTTCGAGCGTCATGGGTGAAGACGAATTCGAAGACGGCCTGATGTTCGACGGCTCCTCCATCGCCGGCTGGAAGGCGATCAACGAATCGGACATGATCCTCAAGCCGGACCTCGACGCGACCTGGATCGATCCGTTCAGCGCGACCCCGATGCTGGTCGTCAACTGCGACATCGTCGAGCCGTCGACGGGCGACTGGTACAGCCGCGACCCGCGCACGACGGCCAAGCGCGCCGAGAACTACCTCAAGACGACCGGCATCGGCGACACGATCTATGTGGGCCCGGAAGCCGAGTTCTTCATGTTCGACGACGTCCGCTTCGAGGACGGCTATGCCGGTTCGGGCTACGCCATCGACGACATCGAACTGCCGACCAACAGCGGCAAGGAATACGAAGCCGGCAACATGGCGCACCGTCCGCGCGCAAAGGGCGGATACTTCCCGGTCGCCCCGATCGACAGCGCCGGCGACATCCGCGGTGAAATGGTCGCCACCATGCTCGAGATGGGCCTGCCGTGCGACAAGCACCACCACGAAGTCGCGGCCGCACAGCACGAGCTGGGCCTAACTTTCGGCACGCTCGTAGAAACCGCCGACCGCATGCAGGTTTACAAGTACGTCGTGCACCAGGTCGCCCACGCCTACGGCAAGACCGCGACCTTCATGCCCAAGCCGATCAAGGACGATAACGGATCGGGTATGCACACTCACATGTCGATCTGGGCCGACGGCAAGCCGACCTTCGCCGGAAACGAATATGCCGGCCTGTCGGAAAACTGCCTCTATTACATCGGCGGTGTCATCAAGCATGCCAAGGCGCTCAATGCCTTCACCAACCCGACGACCAACAGCTACAAGCGGCTGGTCCCGGGCTTCGAGGCACCGGTTCTGCTGGCCTATTCGGCCCGCAACCGCTCGGCTTCGTGCCGTATTCCCTATGGTTCGGGCGACAAGGCCAAGCGCGTCGAGTTCCGCTTCCCCGATGCGATGGCCAACCCTTATCTCGCCTATTCGGCACTGCTGATGGCCGGCCTCGATGGGATCCAGAACAAGATCCACCCTGGCGACGCCATGGACAAGAACCTCTACGATCTGCCGCCGGCGGAACTCGCCGAGGTTCCGACCGTGTGCGGATCCTTGCGCGAAGCGCTCGATGCGCTGGCCGAAGACCACGACTTCCTGCTCAAGGGCGACGTGTTCACCAAGGACCAGATCGAGGCCTACATGGACCTCAAGTGGGAAGAAGTGATGCGCGTCGAAACCACGCCCTGCCCGGCTGAGTTCGACCTCTACTACAGCATGTAA
- a CDS encoding OmpA family protein has protein sequence MKTIKNGSTALILLASLSAPMAAGLHAQEREDLVATVYGTALGEGPEIDGIISARDTDRVQITAEDGTKTVIYVDEATEIRSKKGLFGMNKTDRGEDALLNGLPVKVETLKYDGGLVAKQITFKGGDFKTAAMIHNGTDQRFTKNEAATEALRSRMADIDKYNIKGTTNVYFDTGKWNLTQSGQYELCQAAAEAEAMDNALLLVVGYTDSVGDEDYNQTLSERRAGKVVNYLQQKCGWKPWRMVTPTGMAESDPLADNSTEEGRAQNRRVAVNILVSKSVDGFN, from the coding sequence ATGAAGACGATCAAGAACGGGTCGACGGCGCTGATCCTGCTGGCTTCGCTCAGCGCGCCAATGGCCGCCGGACTGCACGCGCAGGAGCGCGAAGACCTCGTTGCCACGGTCTACGGTACCGCGCTCGGCGAAGGGCCGGAAATCGACGGGATCATTTCGGCTCGCGACACCGACCGCGTCCAGATCACTGCCGAAGACGGCACCAAGACGGTCATCTACGTCGACGAAGCGACCGAAATCCGCTCGAAGAAGGGCCTGTTCGGTATGAATAAGACCGATCGGGGCGAGGATGCCCTGCTCAACGGCCTGCCGGTCAAGGTCGAAACGCTGAAGTATGATGGCGGCCTGGTCGCCAAGCAGATCACGTTCAAGGGCGGCGATTTCAAGACCGCGGCGATGATCCACAACGGCACCGACCAGCGCTTCACGAAGAACGAAGCGGCTACGGAAGCCCTGCGCAGCCGCATGGCCGATATCGACAAGTACAACATCAAGGGCACGACCAACGTCTATTTCGACACCGGCAAGTGGAACCTGACCCAGTCGGGCCAGTACGAGTTGTGCCAGGCCGCTGCCGAGGCGGAAGCCATGGACAATGCGCTGCTGCTGGTGGTCGGCTATACCGATTCCGTCGGTGACGAAGATTACAACCAGACGCTCAGCGAGCGCCGTGCGGGCAAGGTCGTCAATTATCTCCAGCAGAAGTGCGGCTGGAAGCCATGGCGCATGGTCACGCCGACCGGCATGGCCGAGAGCGATCCGCTGGCCGACAATTCGACCGAAGAAGGCCGGGCGCAGAACCGCCGCGTGGCAGTCAACATCCTCGTCTCGAAGAGCGTCGACGGCTTCAACTGA